One Cryobacterium psychrophilum DNA segment encodes these proteins:
- the galT gene encoding galactose-1-phosphate uridylyltransferase, translating to MTIPPQSAARAVTPFVADEAIARHRHSLADGRDLIYFDDPGTNLSPERSIDTRTPEARPETARMRQDPLTGEWVSIASNRQNRVFLPPAHLDPLAPSTPENPSEIPSNYDVAVFENKSPSFGPLLTDADAPLGLDDLASIGLERSRTSVGRCEVVCFSPEHEGSFASLSVTRARTVIEAWAERTHALSNLPGIEQVFPFENRGEAIGVTLRHPHGQIYSYPYVTPRTLRVIDSLERYGPTLFADILASEQASERVILQGEHWTAFVPFAARWPVEVHMLPNRQLPDFAATTLAERDELAVLYRRVLRGIDAIYSTPTPYIAAWHQAPVTAHRDGIRLMLQVTSPRRAEDKLKYLAGSEAAMGAWIGDVTPENAARTIRAAVDRADAEEA from the coding sequence ATGACAATCCCACCCCAGAGCGCGGCACGCGCAGTCACTCCCTTCGTCGCCGACGAGGCAATTGCCCGGCACCGGCATTCCCTCGCCGACGGCCGCGACCTGATCTACTTCGACGACCCCGGCACGAACCTGTCGCCAGAGCGATCCATCGATACGCGCACGCCAGAGGCCCGCCCGGAGACCGCGCGTATGCGCCAGGACCCCCTCACCGGAGAGTGGGTCTCCATCGCGTCGAACCGCCAGAACCGCGTGTTTCTCCCGCCGGCACACCTTGACCCACTCGCACCCTCGACACCGGAGAACCCCTCCGAGATTCCGAGTAATTACGACGTGGCCGTGTTCGAGAACAAGTCACCGTCCTTTGGGCCGCTGCTCACGGATGCCGACGCTCCCCTCGGACTCGACGACCTCGCCTCGATCGGGCTCGAGCGCAGCCGCACCTCGGTGGGCCGGTGTGAGGTCGTGTGTTTCAGCCCCGAGCATGAGGGATCGTTCGCGAGCCTCTCGGTCACTCGCGCCCGCACGGTGATTGAGGCCTGGGCCGAACGAACGCATGCCCTCTCGAACCTGCCCGGAATCGAGCAGGTCTTCCCGTTCGAGAACCGCGGCGAGGCGATCGGCGTAACCCTGCGGCATCCGCACGGCCAGATCTACAGCTACCCGTACGTGACGCCGCGCACGTTGCGCGTGATCGACTCCCTCGAACGCTACGGCCCCACGCTCTTCGCGGATATTCTGGCGAGCGAGCAGGCCTCGGAACGCGTCATCCTGCAGGGCGAGCATTGGACGGCCTTCGTTCCTTTCGCGGCGCGTTGGCCCGTCGAGGTGCACATGCTGCCCAACCGCCAACTTCCGGACTTCGCCGCGACCACCCTGGCCGAGCGAGACGAACTCGCGGTGCTCTACCGCCGGGTACTGCGCGGGATCGATGCAATCTATTCGACACCCACCCCGTACATTGCGGCGTGGCACCAGGCGCCGGTCACTGCGCACCGGGACGGGATTCGGCTCATGCTCCAGGTCACCAGTCCCCGGCGTGCCGAGGACAAGCTCAAGTACCTCGCCGGATCCGAAGCAGCCATGGGCGCCTGGATCGGCGACGTGACCCCGGAGAACGCCGCCCGCACCATTCGCGCCGCGGTCGACCGCGCCGACGCCGAGGAAGCCTGA
- the galK gene encoding galactokinase, whose product MTDLLPTTRTGFESRFNHAPDGLWSAPGRVNLIGEHTDYNDGFVFPFAIDRRTVVALSLRSDRLVRVASSFAEEAIELSLDELFPENLHGWSAYPLGVAWALGGFGADLTAVSGFEVFIDSDVPIGAGLSSSAAIESAVAMALNDVWGLDLDRPALARVGQLAENRAVGAPTGIMDQSASLLGQADAGVFLDCRSLHSEVIPLGFDAADLELVIIDTHVSHSHATGGYAARRASCEAGAAALGRPALRDVSVADLAHAEEILDEKTFRRVRHIVTENQRVLDTVRLLRELGPTAIGPLLDASHLSMRDDFEISVPELDLAVVTAREAGAIGARMTGGGFGGAAIALTPRELVPAVEAAVEAAFARHGYAAPTMFLVHAARGALRES is encoded by the coding sequence TTGACCGATCTGCTGCCCACCACCCGCACCGGCTTCGAGAGTCGCTTCAACCACGCGCCCGACGGCCTGTGGTCCGCCCCCGGCCGCGTGAATCTGATCGGAGAACACACCGACTACAACGACGGCTTCGTTTTCCCGTTCGCCATTGATCGGCGCACCGTGGTGGCGCTGAGCCTGCGCAGCGATCGCCTGGTCCGCGTGGCCAGTTCCTTCGCAGAGGAGGCCATCGAACTCTCCCTCGATGAACTCTTCCCGGAGAACCTGCACGGCTGGTCTGCCTACCCTCTCGGCGTTGCCTGGGCGCTCGGCGGCTTCGGCGCGGACCTCACCGCCGTCTCCGGTTTCGAGGTCTTCATCGACTCCGACGTTCCGATCGGCGCGGGCCTGTCGTCCTCAGCCGCCATCGAGAGTGCGGTCGCGATGGCCCTCAACGACGTGTGGGGGCTCGATCTGGACCGCCCGGCACTCGCCCGGGTGGGGCAGCTCGCCGAAAACCGTGCGGTCGGCGCCCCCACGGGCATCATGGACCAGTCCGCGTCCCTGCTCGGCCAGGCGGATGCGGGGGTCTTCCTCGATTGCCGCAGCCTGCACTCCGAGGTGATTCCCCTCGGCTTCGACGCGGCCGACCTGGAACTGGTGATCATCGACACCCACGTGAGCCACTCCCACGCCACCGGCGGCTACGCTGCCCGCCGGGCGTCCTGCGAGGCGGGCGCTGCCGCGCTGGGGCGCCCCGCCCTGCGCGACGTTTCCGTGGCCGACCTGGCCCACGCCGAGGAGATCCTCGACGAGAAGACCTTCCGCCGGGTGCGGCACATCGTCACCGAGAACCAGCGGGTGCTCGACACGGTACGCCTACTGCGTGAGCTCGGACCGACCGCGATCGGCCCCCTGCTTGACGCCTCCCACCTGTCCATGCGTGACGACTTCGAGATCTCGGTGCCCGAACTGGACCTCGCCGTGGTCACTGCCCGCGAGGCCGGAGCCATTGGCGCACGAATGACCGGAGGCGGCTTCGGAGGCGCGGCCATCGCCCTCACTCCGCGCGAACTCGTACCGGCCGTCGAGGCCGCGGTGGAGGCGGCGTTTGCGCGGCACGGCTATGCCGCCCCCACGATGTTCCTCGTGCACGCCGCCCGGGGTGCCCTACGGGAAAGCTAG
- a CDS encoding HNH endonuclease signature motif containing protein encodes MTTTIDGVFVDLTGSLARSGISAASFAELSDDGSENTHRAIAQHAREVAKYVALSAANVASRSDWALGREGLARKKGYGTAEDYVQALGGGGGSTKADTRRLIEAGTMAAEAETARARQEQADRLALAHPEAPPVAVHMPWFAPLGAAVTDGTLSTDAATALRRGLGEPAIGVTDEMLADAVVALIAECRSLNADQAAKVARQCRDSIDAAGIASRADAMRARQYLRVWDKPDGMLHGSFELDPENGSYFKDFLLQITGPRQGGPRFVEKGEKERAQRIIADPRSTDQIAAEALIEVIKVAAAADPGTLFGRIRPSVKLVVIEAPAPAPGQSASSPLLPGNGFIEGSPDAVPTTTIDRSVCNTGFIPVLFSRDGTVLDVGREQRLFTQAQRAVLALRDGGCMWPECHRPPSYSEAHHLHGWDGGGLTNVSDGILLCARDHLRLHNDGWKIRRTGTEYWLIPPPTVDTARAPIRLVSKSPLKPGSPLRRRALATRATSH; translated from the coding sequence ATGACAACCACCATTGACGGTGTTTTCGTTGATCTGACCGGGTCTCTGGCCCGGTCGGGTATATCCGCGGCGTCTTTCGCGGAGTTGTCCGACGACGGGTCGGAGAACACCCATCGGGCCATCGCGCAGCACGCTCGCGAGGTCGCCAAGTACGTCGCGCTGTCGGCGGCGAACGTCGCCTCCCGCTCCGACTGGGCGCTCGGCCGGGAAGGCCTCGCGCGCAAGAAGGGCTACGGCACCGCAGAGGACTACGTCCAGGCCCTGGGTGGCGGTGGTGGGAGCACCAAAGCGGATACCCGCCGCCTGATCGAGGCCGGCACGATGGCCGCCGAGGCCGAAACCGCCCGGGCCAGGCAGGAGCAGGCCGACCGGCTGGCCCTGGCTCATCCGGAAGCGCCGCCGGTAGCCGTGCACATGCCGTGGTTCGCGCCGCTTGGCGCCGCCGTTACCGACGGAACCCTCAGCACCGACGCCGCGACCGCCCTTCGCCGCGGCCTCGGCGAACCGGCGATCGGGGTGACCGATGAGATGCTCGCCGACGCGGTCGTCGCGCTGATTGCCGAGTGCCGTTCCCTGAACGCCGACCAGGCCGCAAAGGTGGCGCGGCAGTGCCGAGACTCCATTGATGCCGCCGGCATCGCCTCCCGCGCCGACGCCATGCGAGCCCGCCAGTACCTCCGGGTCTGGGACAAGCCCGACGGGATGTTGCACGGGAGCTTCGAACTGGATCCGGAGAACGGGTCGTATTTCAAGGACTTCCTGTTGCAGATCACCGGCCCGCGCCAAGGTGGTCCTCGGTTCGTGGAGAAGGGCGAGAAGGAGCGGGCCCAGCGCATCATCGCCGACCCGCGGTCAACGGACCAGATCGCCGCCGAGGCTCTGATCGAGGTGATCAAAGTCGCCGCGGCCGCCGACCCCGGCACACTGTTCGGCCGTATCCGCCCCTCCGTCAAACTCGTCGTCATTGAGGCCCCAGCACCGGCACCCGGGCAGAGCGCCTCGAGCCCACTACTGCCGGGAAACGGGTTCATCGAAGGCTCCCCGGACGCGGTTCCGACGACCACGATCGACCGGTCAGTCTGTAACACCGGTTTCATACCGGTGCTGTTCAGCCGGGACGGCACCGTGCTCGACGTCGGACGCGAGCAACGTCTCTTCACCCAGGCGCAACGCGCAGTATTGGCGCTCCGCGACGGCGGCTGCATGTGGCCGGAGTGCCACCGACCGCCCTCCTATTCCGAAGCCCACCACCTGCACGGCTGGGACGGTGGGGGCCTGACCAACGTCAGTGACGGCATCCTGCTCTGCGCCCGCGATCACCTTCGGTTGCACAATGACGGGTGGAAGATCAGACGCACGGGCACCGAGTACTGGCTCATCCCACCGCCAACGGTCGACACCGCCCGCGCTCCGATTCGCCTGGTCAGCAAATCACCATTGAAGCCAGGTTCACCACTCAGACGACGCGCTCTGGCGACGAGGGCAACGTCGCACTAG
- a CDS encoding alpha-hydroxy acid oxidase, translated as MKLREVRQLVQVQAPVLSRSRRVLASAYNVAEYRAAAQRALPPGIFDYLEGGSEDEVTLRRNRDSFDRWGLMPQWGPVTGPDTTTTVLGRVSALPLTLTPTGATRLFHPEGELAVARAAAAAGVPYGLAGLSTVSMENVAAQSPGLERWFNIGLSSDMGYQQAKLDRCAAAGYRALLVGVDTRALGSRERDRKNGFTAPPALTLASLLGIAARPGWWMNFLRADGLRFPNLEPAGTDAGLVTPSVWQQILGHSDASRGWADLETLRAMWPGKIILKGCVNPDDVARAQEIGMDAVQLSNHGGRQLDHMLSPMDVLEESRQRVGGGLELIVDSGIRRGSDIVKALALGADACSVGRPYLYGLAAAGSPGVSRVIEILAEELRRTMTLVGVSSVAELQQRGAGIVRDLRGAAPEARVAASEALREAM; from the coding sequence GTGAAACTTCGTGAGGTGCGGCAGCTCGTTCAGGTGCAGGCGCCCGTTCTGTCCCGATCCCGTCGGGTGCTGGCGAGCGCGTACAACGTGGCCGAATACCGCGCCGCCGCCCAGCGTGCGCTGCCGCCGGGAATCTTCGACTATCTCGAGGGTGGTTCCGAAGACGAGGTCACGCTGCGTCGCAACCGTGACTCCTTCGACCGCTGGGGGCTCATGCCGCAGTGGGGTCCCGTGACGGGACCGGACACCACGACGACCGTGCTCGGCCGGGTCAGCGCCCTGCCCCTGACGCTCACCCCGACCGGTGCGACGCGTCTGTTCCACCCGGAAGGCGAACTCGCCGTGGCCCGGGCGGCCGCCGCGGCCGGCGTGCCTTACGGGCTGGCGGGCCTGAGTACGGTCTCCATGGAGAACGTGGCTGCGCAATCGCCCGGACTGGAACGTTGGTTCAATATCGGTCTCTCCTCTGACATGGGCTACCAGCAGGCGAAACTCGACCGCTGCGCGGCCGCGGGATACCGGGCGCTCCTGGTCGGCGTTGACACCCGCGCCCTCGGCTCCCGGGAACGCGACCGGAAGAACGGCTTCACGGCGCCGCCAGCGCTGACCCTCGCGTCACTGCTGGGCATTGCGGCGCGACCCGGCTGGTGGATGAACTTCCTCCGCGCCGACGGCCTCCGTTTCCCCAACCTGGAACCGGCCGGAACGGATGCGGGGCTCGTGACCCCCTCGGTGTGGCAGCAGATTCTCGGGCACTCCGACGCCAGCCGCGGCTGGGCGGACCTTGAAACCCTGCGCGCGATGTGGCCGGGCAAGATCATCCTCAAGGGGTGCGTCAACCCCGACGACGTGGCCCGGGCGCAGGAGATCGGAATGGATGCGGTGCAGCTGAGCAACCACGGCGGCCGCCAGCTCGACCACATGCTCAGCCCGATGGACGTGCTGGAGGAGTCCCGCCAGCGCGTCGGCGGCGGACTCGAACTGATCGTCGACTCCGGCATCCGGCGGGGCAGCGACATCGTCAAGGCGCTCGCGCTCGGCGCGGACGCCTGCTCGGTCGGCCGGCCCTACCTGTACGGGCTTGCCGCCGCCGGTTCGCCAGGGGTGAGTCGGGTGATCGAGATCCTCGCCGAGGAGCTGCGGCGCACGATGACTCTTGTGGGGGTGTCCTCGGTCGCCGAGCTGCAGCAGCGCGGCGCCGGGATCGTGCGCGACCTGCGTGGTGCGGCGCCGGAAGCCCGGGTGGCAGCATCCGAGGCGCTGCGCGAGGCGATGTGA
- a CDS encoding PucR family transcriptional regulator — protein sequence MNYQKVREPATVSLPLLAEVCRSFGPDILSLVEDPAEERTPVAGCVLYDRFAPPTPFPGAIALAVGLDLADDQLPERLRDLAAAGYLGLVYKQHGRPDAGLRSMARSNGVALLRASDAVPWDQLTEILTAAIIPHGASVRTLVDILPGDLFALANTVASLTGGAVAIADPEQTVLAYSTLPGQPIDDTRRNSILQLHVPHSEQNDLDYRRVHAARDVVSVAPGAQSLTRSAAAIRAGSVVLGSLWVIDADNDHDPQTARLLLEAANVAALHLLHRRTHSASGRDRQISLVRPLLFEPDRAELSATQLGIAAESVRIVALTAGGPTGSAPAALQASLLVFDTVRTACAVWLPTAVCGLADNVVYIVLPQSATASFAFQREAILRITHHARRLHGRPILAGFGRTTPIGAVPESRADAEVVLAALLRDVEEGRLRVDSDDIVADQQSLGPRLQLRQICADLRAAGHLPGADATRISDHDSRKKTAFAETIRTYLDCDANAIETARRLGLHANTVRYRLSRVESLFGVRLDDPDSRLLLWLQLWAQGN from the coding sequence ATGAACTACCAAAAGGTGAGGGAACCGGCGACCGTCAGCCTGCCGCTGCTGGCCGAGGTCTGCCGCTCGTTCGGACCCGACATCCTCAGTCTCGTCGAGGATCCCGCCGAGGAACGGACGCCCGTGGCCGGGTGTGTGCTCTACGACCGGTTCGCTCCCCCCACCCCGTTTCCGGGCGCGATCGCCCTTGCCGTGGGCCTCGACCTCGCCGATGACCAGCTACCGGAGCGGCTGCGCGACCTCGCGGCCGCCGGCTATCTCGGCCTTGTCTACAAGCAGCACGGCCGCCCCGATGCCGGATTGCGCAGCATGGCGCGCTCGAACGGGGTGGCGCTGTTGCGCGCCTCCGACGCGGTGCCGTGGGACCAGCTCACCGAGATCCTTACGGCCGCCATCATCCCGCACGGGGCGTCCGTGCGCACCCTCGTCGATATTCTGCCGGGTGACCTGTTCGCGCTGGCGAACACGGTCGCGTCGCTGACCGGGGGCGCCGTCGCCATCGCCGACCCCGAGCAGACGGTGCTGGCATATTCAACCCTGCCCGGACAGCCCATCGACGACACTCGGCGCAATTCGATCCTGCAGCTGCACGTACCCCACTCTGAGCAGAACGATCTCGACTATCGGCGCGTGCACGCCGCCAGGGACGTCGTCAGCGTCGCCCCTGGCGCGCAGTCGCTCACCCGGTCGGCGGCGGCGATCAGAGCCGGAAGCGTGGTGCTCGGGTCGCTCTGGGTGATCGATGCCGACAACGACCACGACCCCCAGACCGCCCGGCTCTTGCTCGAGGCAGCCAACGTGGCCGCCCTGCACCTGCTGCACCGGCGCACCCACTCGGCATCCGGGCGCGACCGCCAGATCAGCCTCGTGCGGCCGCTCCTGTTCGAACCCGACCGCGCGGAGCTGTCGGCCACACAGCTGGGCATCGCGGCGGAGTCGGTGCGGATCGTCGCGCTCACCGCTGGCGGGCCGACCGGTTCCGCCCCTGCCGCCCTGCAGGCCAGCCTGCTCGTCTTCGACACGGTGCGCACGGCGTGTGCGGTGTGGCTGCCCACCGCGGTCTGCGGCCTCGCGGACAATGTGGTCTACATCGTGCTTCCGCAATCCGCGACGGCTTCCTTCGCGTTCCAGCGCGAGGCCATCCTGCGCATCACCCACCACGCACGCCGCCTGCATGGCCGCCCGATCCTGGCCGGGTTCGGCCGCACGACGCCGATCGGCGCGGTCCCCGAGTCGCGCGCGGACGCCGAGGTGGTTCTCGCCGCGCTCCTGCGCGACGTCGAGGAGGGCCGGTTGCGCGTCGACTCCGACGACATCGTCGCCGACCAGCAATCCCTCGGACCGAGGCTGCAGCTGCGCCAGATCTGTGCAGACCTGCGCGCGGCGGGGCACCTGCCCGGCGCCGACGCGACCCGGATCAGTGACCACGATTCTCGTAAGAAGACCGCGTTCGCGGAAACGATCCGCACCTACCTGGACTGCGACGCGAATGCCATCGAGACGGCTCGACGGCTCGGCCTGCACGCCAACACGGTGCGCTACCGATTGTCCAGGGTCGAATCGCTGTTCGGCGTTCGTCTCGACGACCCGGACAGCCGCCTCCTGCTCTGGCTACAGCTCTGGGCGCAGGGCAACTAG
- a CDS encoding ABC transporter substrate-binding protein has translation MRVRSTIPVFAAAAVLLLSGCVDNSTAPESTADNGSTGTVAADAAAAALLPEGVGASGTLVFGTSPNYAPNEYKNDAGEPIGWTIDLADAIAGKLGLTADISVANFESIIPGIKGGSIDVGASSFTDNVEREKQVDFINYYEAGIQWASASGTDVDPDNACGLTVAVQATTYQDTVEIPAKSEACVAAGLPPINKKPYDTQDTAANAVVLGQAVAFSADSPVTLYAIDQLDGRLQLAGTSFEVAPYGFAVAKDSGMAEAVQAALQSMVDDGSYQAILDDWGVAAGGLETITINAATKG, from the coding sequence ATGCGCGTACGATCCACCATTCCGGTATTCGCGGCTGCGGCCGTACTCCTGCTCTCCGGCTGCGTCGACAACTCGACGGCCCCGGAGAGCACGGCCGATAATGGGTCGACCGGGACTGTCGCTGCGGATGCCGCCGCCGCCGCGCTGCTGCCTGAGGGCGTTGGCGCCTCGGGAACCCTGGTCTTCGGTACGAGCCCGAACTACGCCCCCAACGAGTACAAGAACGATGCAGGCGAGCCGATCGGTTGGACCATTGACCTCGCCGATGCCATTGCCGGCAAACTCGGCCTCACTGCCGACATCAGCGTGGCCAATTTCGAGTCCATCATCCCGGGCATCAAGGGCGGCAGCATCGACGTGGGGGCATCCAGCTTCACCGACAACGTGGAGCGCGAGAAACAGGTCGACTTCATTAACTACTACGAGGCCGGAATTCAGTGGGCCTCCGCGTCGGGAACGGATGTCGATCCCGACAACGCCTGCGGGCTCACGGTCGCAGTGCAGGCCACCACCTACCAGGACACGGTGGAGATCCCGGCGAAGAGCGAGGCCTGCGTGGCCGCGGGATTGCCGCCGATCAACAAGAAGCCCTACGACACCCAGGACACCGCCGCTAACGCGGTGGTGCTCGGTCAGGCCGTGGCCTTCAGCGCCGATTCCCCGGTGACCCTCTACGCGATCGACCAGCTCGACGGACGCCTGCAGCTGGCCGGAACGAGCTTCGAAGTGGCCCCGTACGGGTTCGCCGTCGCCAAGGACTCCGGAATGGCCGAAGCGGTGCAGGCGGCGCTGCAGTCCATGGTCGACGACGGCAGCTACCAGGCGATCCTCGACGACTGGGGCGTTGCGGCGGGCGGCCTCGAGACGATCACGATCAACGCCGCGACCAAGGGCTGA
- a CDS encoding YbaK/EbsC family protein: protein MVNTEHVAVDRVRAALNEHGLDPEIRWFDEAATTAAAAAAALGIPVGAIANSLIFTLDGEPLLVLTSGAHRVDTRFLGERLGGTIGRASKELVKAATGQVIGGVAPVGHPSPLRTLVDEELAEFSVVWAAAGHAHTVFPTTFAELLRVTGGAATAVEP from the coding sequence ATGGTGAACACCGAACATGTCGCAGTGGACCGGGTCCGGGCCGCGCTCAACGAGCACGGGCTTGATCCGGAGATCCGTTGGTTCGACGAGGCGGCCACGACCGCAGCGGCTGCCGCGGCGGCCCTCGGCATCCCGGTCGGGGCGATCGCCAATTCCCTGATCTTTACCCTCGACGGAGAGCCACTGCTCGTGCTCACGTCGGGAGCGCACCGGGTGGATACCCGGTTCCTCGGGGAGCGGCTCGGCGGTACCATCGGGCGCGCTTCGAAGGAGCTGGTGAAGGCGGCCACTGGGCAGGTGATCGGCGGGGTCGCCCCGGTGGGGCATCCGTCGCCGCTGCGCACCCTCGTCGATGAAGAGTTGGCCGAGTTTTCCGTGGTCTGGGCGGCAGCCGGACATGCGCACACCGTATTCCCCACGACGTTTGCCGAACTCCTGCGCGTCACCGGAGGCGCGGCCACAGCGGTCGAACCCTGA
- a CDS encoding gamma carbonic anhydrase family protein, which yields MTADPAARIITLPDAPAPRVADSAFVAPGAVLVGNVTLDDHASVWYNSVLRAEQEPITIGKGSNLQDNVSCHVDVGFPLTVGRNVSVGHGAVLHGCTLEDGVLVGMSATVMNGAVIGAGSLVAGGAVVLEGAIIPPGSLVAGVPAKVRRALSDEEVAGLLHNAETYLQHTALHRAALGQ from the coding sequence ATGACTGCCGATCCCGCCGCACGAATCATTACCCTGCCCGACGCTCCCGCACCCCGGGTGGCCGATTCCGCTTTCGTGGCGCCGGGCGCCGTGCTCGTGGGCAACGTCACCCTCGACGACCACGCCAGTGTTTGGTACAACTCGGTGCTGCGCGCCGAACAGGAACCGATCACCATCGGGAAGGGCTCAAACCTCCAGGACAACGTCTCCTGTCACGTCGACGTCGGTTTTCCACTCACCGTGGGCCGCAACGTGTCTGTCGGGCATGGCGCCGTGCTGCACGGGTGCACGCTTGAGGACGGCGTGCTCGTGGGCATGTCAGCCACCGTCATGAATGGCGCCGTCATCGGCGCGGGGTCGCTGGTGGCCGGCGGCGCCGTCGTGCTCGAAGGCGCGATCATCCCGCCGGGTTCCCTCGTGGCCGGAGTGCCCGCCAAGGTGCGCCGCGCCTTGAGCGACGAGGAGGTCGCCGGCCTGCTGCACAACGCCGAGACCTACCTGCAGCACACTGCCCTGCACCGGGCGGCCCTGGGCCAGTAG
- a CDS encoding bifunctional methylenetetrahydrofolate dehydrogenase/methenyltetrahydrofolate cyclohydrolase, with translation MVAITLDGVKTASQIKSELVDRIAALRSHGVVPGLATLLVGNDPGSETYVAGKHRDCAEVGIESLRIDLPGSATSADVRAAIKDLNASREVTGYIIQLPLPVGHNENAMLELIDPSKDADGLHPTNLGRLVLGIEGELRSPLPCTPAGIVELLRRYDVPIVGRKVVVVGRGLTVGRPLGLLFTRKGLDATVTLTHSRTVDLAGEVRRADIVVAAVGVPHLIQADWIKPGAAVLDVGITRVHDKVTGKGRLTGDVSPDVASVAGHLSPNPRGVGPMTRAMLLSNVVKAAEESLLP, from the coding sequence ATGGTGGCAATCACCCTTGACGGGGTCAAGACCGCGTCGCAGATCAAGTCCGAGCTCGTGGACCGTATCGCGGCGCTGCGCTCGCACGGAGTCGTCCCGGGTCTGGCGACCCTGCTCGTGGGCAACGACCCCGGCTCCGAGACGTACGTGGCCGGCAAGCACCGCGACTGCGCTGAGGTGGGAATCGAATCCTTGCGCATCGATCTGCCCGGTTCGGCTACGTCAGCGGATGTTCGCGCCGCGATCAAAGACCTGAACGCAAGCCGTGAAGTCACCGGCTACATCATTCAGCTGCCCCTGCCGGTGGGCCACAACGAGAACGCCATGCTCGAACTGATCGACCCGTCGAAGGACGCCGACGGGCTGCACCCCACCAACCTGGGTCGTCTCGTACTCGGTATCGAGGGCGAGCTGCGCTCCCCGCTGCCGTGCACGCCGGCCGGAATCGTGGAGCTCTTGCGCCGCTATGACGTGCCGATCGTGGGCAGGAAGGTCGTTGTCGTGGGCCGGGGCCTCACCGTGGGCCGGCCGCTCGGTCTGCTCTTCACGCGGAAGGGTCTCGACGCCACCGTCACGCTCACGCACTCGCGCACGGTTGACCTGGCCGGCGAGGTTCGACGGGCGGATATCGTCGTGGCTGCCGTGGGTGTGCCGCACCTCATTCAGGCGGACTGGATCAAGCCGGGAGCCGCCGTGCTGGACGTGGGAATCACCCGCGTGCACGACAAGGTCACGGGCAAGGGCCGACTGACCGGAGATGTGAGCCCCGATGTGGCGAGTGTTGCCGGGCACCTGTCGCCGAACCCGCGTGGAGTGGGTCCGATGACCCGCGCCATGCTGCTGAGCAACGTCGTCAAGGCCGCCGAGGAATCGCTCCTCCCGTAA